In Lates calcarifer isolate ASB-BC8 linkage group LG4, TLL_Latcal_v3, whole genome shotgun sequence, a genomic segment contains:
- the LOC108883585 gene encoding E3 ubiquitin-protein ligase RNF126: protein MVMLRRSWYVSVFIASFPLQKSGLVVPSCYPSVPYELVSCLEMAEAPPRPCRFFCHRCSAEISPRLPDYTCPRCESGFIEELPEERSTENGSASTSSTSDQSRSAFENMDHQHLFTFPSGYGPFALGIFDENFDLRTRLPTEDNRETENRREREMASRQRYSARQPRGRHVPRRQGTRHEGVPTLEGIIQQLVNGIIAPTAMPNIGMGPWGMLHSNPMDYAWGANGLDAIITQLLNQFENTGPPPADRERIKSLPTISITEEHVGAGLECPVCKEDYSVEESVRQLPCNHLFHNDCIVPWLEQHDTCPVCRKSLSGQNTATDPPGLSGMNFSPSSSSSSSPSSPSNENAASNS from the exons ATGGTAATGCTACGTAGGAGCTGGTACGTTTCCGTTTTCATCGCGTCTTTCCCATTGCAAAAGTCAGGTCTTGTTGTCCCTTCTTGCTATCCGTCCGTACCGTACGAATTGGTCTCCTGCTTAGAAATGGCTGAAGCTCCCCCACGGCCCTGCCGGTTTTTTTGTCACCGGTGTTCAGCAGAGATAAGTCCGCGTTTACCG GACTACACCTGTCCACGCTGTGAATCTGGCTTCATTGAGGAATTGCCTGAGGAAAGAAG TACTGAAAATGGGTCCGCATCCACATCCTCCACCAGTGATCAGAGCCGCTCAGCCTTTGAG AACATGGATCACcaacatttattcacatttccCTCTGGGTATGGCCCCTTCGCACTCGGGATCTTTGATGAAAACTTTGACCTTCGAACGCGGCTACCCACAGAGGACAACcgagagacagaaaacaggagagaacGGGAAATGGCCTCACGGCAACGATACAGTGcgcggcaaccgcggggtcgACATGTTCCTCGACGACAGGGTACGCGCCATGAAGGAGTGCCCACATTAGAGGG AATCATCCAGCAGCTAGTAAATGGAATCATAGCACCTACAGCCATGCCAAATATTGGGATGGGACCATG gGGCATGCTACATTCCAATCCAATGGACTATGCCTGGGGCGCCAATGGACTTGATGCCATCATTACACAG TTATTGAACCAGTTTGAAAACACAGGTCCACCTCccgcagacagagagaggataaAGAGTTTACCCACCATCTCCATCACAGAGGAACATGTTG gtGCTGGTTTAGAGTGTCCTGTGTGCAAAGAGGACTACAGCGTTGAGGAGAGTGTTAGACAACTACCATGCAATCATTTGTTTCACAATGACTGTATAGTACCATGGCTGGAGCAG CACGATACGTGTCCTGTGTGCAGGAAGAGTCTTAGTGGACAGAACACAGCCACAGATCCACCAGGGTTATCAGGAATGaacttctctccctcctcctcctcctcttcctccccgaGTTCACCTAGCAATGAGAATGCTGCCAGCAACTCATAG